A single genomic interval of Spinacia oleracea cultivar Varoflay chromosome 6, BTI_SOV_V1, whole genome shotgun sequence harbors:
- the LOC130463443 gene encoding cytochrome P450 87A3-like — translation MSKYERFGMLPKETIQEMFTRFTNITNKLVSLGRSIPTDEQVRKILRSMPQDDRWRTKVTALFETKDFTKFNIEQLAGSLMTHELHLDDVVPESSRNRGLALKAEELEESEPDEEEAAMLVRRMKILYRNFKPGNQKGRNFARKIDSSKTEQGCFKCGETGHQIRDCPQWIMTKEKERQGIIKERYNKSTFAKPNFKKAMIAVWGEATDSKDDEEQLSEETANLCLMAKIDGTEQVPSNEMIFNLTAKKLISHDAETSSENLRENFVAFIKGLISFPLDIPGTTYHECLQGRKKAMKMLKNMLQERRMMPRKQNTDFYDYVLVELAKEETLLTEGIALDLMFVLLFASFETTSLALTVALKYLSDYPLVLQKLTEEHEAILKKRENPDSHLTWSEYKSMTFTFQFINETVRLANIVPGIFRKALKDVSYKGYTIPAGWGVMVCPPAVHLNPAIYENPLDFNPSRWEGGEINGASKHFMAFGGGMRFCVGTDFTKVQMAVFLHCLVTKYRWNPVKGGNIVRTPGLQFPDGFHVQLSEKRSTET, via the exons ATGTCCAAATATGAACGGTTTGGAATGCTTCCCAAAGAAACTATTCAGGAAATGTTTActcgatttactaacataactaaCAAATTGGTTTCTCTTGGAAGAAGTATACCTACTGATGAGCAGGTAAGAAAAAtcctaagaagcatgccacaagacgATCGTTGGAGAACCAAGGTTACTGCACTGTTCGAAACTAAGGActttaccaagttcaacatcGAACAGCTAGCAGGTTCCTTGATGACCCACGAACTACATCTTGATGATGTTGTTCCTGAGAGTTCCAGAAACCGAGGATTAGCTCTAAAAGCTGAGGAACTCGAAGAGTCAGAACCAGATGAAGAGGAAGCTGCCATGCTGGTAAGGAGGATGAAAATACTCTACAGGAACTTCAAGCCAGGGAACCAAAAgggaaggaactttgcaagaAAAATAGACAGTTCCAAAACCGAACAAGGCTGCTTCAAATGTGGTGAAACTGGTCACCAAATTCGAGACTGCCCTCAGTGGATAATgacaaaggaaaaggaaaggcaAGGAATAATCAAGGAACGTTACAATAAATCCACCTTTGCCAAACCTAACTTCAAGAAAGCCATGATAGCTGTGTGGGGTGAAGCAACTGATTCTAAAGATGATGAGGAACAACTAagtgaagaaactgcaaatctatGTCTTATGGCTAAGATAGACGGAACTGAACAAGTTCCATCAAATGAG ATGATTTTCAATCTGACAGCCAAAAAGCTAATTAGTCATGATGCTGAAACCTCTTCAGAAAATCTAAGGGAGAATTTTGTTGCTTTCATTAAGGGATTAATCTCCTTCCCTTTGGACATTCCTGGTACAACATACCACGAATGTTTACAG GGAAGAAAGAAGGCAATGAAGATGCTGAAAAATATGCTACAAGAGAGAAGAATGATGCCCAGAAAACAGAACACCGACTTTTATGATTATGTCTTAGTGGAACTGGCAAAGGAGGAAACACTACTAACAGAGGGAATTGCTTTGGACTTGATGTTTGTGCTTCTCTTTGCTAGCTTTGAGACAACCTCCTTGGCTTTAACCGTAGCCTTAAAATATCTCTCAGATTATCCTCTGGTGCTACAAAAACTAACG GAAGAGCATGAGGCGATTTTAAAGAAGCGTGAAAATCCTGATTCTCACCTTACATGGAGTGAATACAAATCAATGACATTCACTTTTCAG TTTATCAATGAAACAGTTAGGCTGGCAAATATAGTTCCAGGAATATTTAGAAAAGCATTGAAAGATGTCAGCTACAAGG GTTACACCATTCCAGCTGGTTGGGGTGTCATGGTCTGTCCTCCAGCTGTACACTTAAACCCTGCTATATATGAAAATCCCCTTGACTTTAATCCATCGAGATGGGAG GGAGGAGAAATAAATGGTGCATCCAAACATTTCATGGCTTTCGGTGGAGGCATGAGATTTTGTGTTGGGACAGATTTTACCAAGGTGCAAATGGCTGTATTTCTACACTGCTTGGTTACAAAGTACAG GTGGAATCCAGTAAAAGGAGGGAACATAGTTCGGACCCCTGGCTTACAGTTTCCAGATGGATTTCATGTTCAATTGTCTGAGAAAAGGTCAACAGAAACATAA